In a genomic window of Cyanobacterium sp. HL-69:
- a CDS encoding toxin-antitoxin system antidote component — MGGCISPKNFKNILWLIMNNLTKKKQQILTTEIIVKTLKNQSDFFDKYDIKTFALFGSTARNEATENSDLDFLVEFNHSATLDGYMNLKFYLEELFNKSVDLVTLKSIKPIIKNFILAEAIYVKKS, encoded by the coding sequence ATGGGTGGGTGTATCTCACCCAAAAACTTTAAAAATATCTTATGGCTAATTATGAATAATTTAACCAAGAAAAAACAACAAATATTAACAACAGAAATTATTGTAAAAACATTAAAAAATCAAAGTGATTTTTTTGATAAATATGATATAAAAACTTTCGCCCTATTTGGTTCAACCGCCAGAAATGAAGCCACAGAAAATAGTGATCTTGATTTTTTAGTGGAGTTTAATCATTCAGCAACATTAGATGGCTATATGAATTTAAAATTTTATCTTGAAGAATTATTCAATAAATCCGTAGATTTAGTTACATTAAAATCAATTAAACCTATCATTAAAAATTTTATCTTAGCTGAAGCAATTTATGTCAAGAAATCTTAA
- a CDS encoding toxin-antitoxin system toxin component, which translates to MSRNLKLYLNDILSSIKKIQLYTENITESQLLEDEKTLDAVTHNLMIIGEATKNIPSEIRQEYKYIQWKQIIGLRNIIAHTYFSLDYEIIWDIVSNKKLDEFKQVILVILKKQI; encoded by the coding sequence ATGTCAAGAAATCTTAAACTTTATCTTAATGATATACTTAGTAGTATCAAAAAAATACAATTATATACTGAAAATATAACAGAATCACAATTATTAGAAGATGAAAAAACATTAGATGCTGTGACTCATAATTTAATGATTATTGGAGAAGCTACTAAAAATATTCCTTCTGAAATAAGACAAGAATATAAATATATCCAATGGAAACAAATTATTGGTTTAAGAAACATTATTGCTCATACTTATTTTTCTTTAGATTACGAAATCATTTGGGATATTGTAAGCAATAAAAAGCTAGATGAATTTAAACAGGTGATTTTAGTTATTTTAAAAAAACAAATATAG